Proteins from a genomic interval of Equus quagga isolate Etosha38 chromosome 13, UCLA_HA_Equagga_1.0, whole genome shotgun sequence:
- the LOC124251000 gene encoding late cornified envelope protein 3D-like — translation MSSQQHQQQCQPPPKCPSPKCPPKSPAQCSPPASSGCASSSEGGCCLSHHGHRRSHRCRRRSSNSCDRGSGQQSGGSGCGQGSGGCC, via the coding sequence ATGTCctcccagcagcaccagcagcagtgCCAGCCCCCTCCCAAGTGCCCCTCGCCCAAGTGCCCCCCAAAGAGCCCCGCACAGTGTTCACCTCCAGCCTCCTCGGGCTGTGCTTCAAGCTCCGAGGGCGGCTGCTGCCTGAGCCACCATGGGCACCGCAGGTCCCACCGATGCCGGCGCCGGAGCTCCAACTCCTGTGACCGTGGCAGCGGTCAGCAGTCCGGGGGCTCAGGCTGTGGCCAGGGCTCTGGGGGCTGTTGCTGA